CCATCAAGTGCCATTTCCCCAGACACCTGCACTTGTCTTGCTGTTCTTCTTGTATCCTCATGCATCCCCAGTGGCAGGGAGATTTAGCGTGGGACGGGGACTGAGATGATGGGAGGGGTATGGTTTTGTTCCTCTGGATGATCCTGTCTCTTCTGGATCACTAAGAATTCATTGTTAACATATCGGGggaatggaggggggggggggggtcacagtATAATTTTACTATTGTGAGAAATCAAACCACGTCTGTTTCACATCCCCATTAAAGGCAAGAGAAAATTTGATCGACAGTTTAAGAATCAGATACCTTGTTTCATCCTGGGTGCAGCCGTTTGTGACTTTTCCCAATCTCATCTGCCTATGGAAAGTTTGATATCATTATtattggtgtgtctgtgtccgcAGGCATGGAGGGAAACTAcaagatggacagacaggcgTATTCCGACACCAATCTGTGGAAAAAGGGATAATTAGACAAAGCCAGGGTGAGCTGACAAAACTTCGCCTGGAGACGTCTTCTCATTAAGTCTTTCCTGTCACATGTCTCCCTGTCAACAGAGGAGCCTATTCCCCACTCAAGCATGGGTCggattgaggagaggatggtttttgtgtgaaaagaAAGCACAACTGGAAGTGATTCAGCTTAGGAGTCAGATATGACCTCACAATCTGTCAAAAGCTGATTATATGTGTAgttcaaaaagtattttgttatgGTAGTCAAATTGACCAAATAATAACATGAATATTGCCTAATAtggataataaattatataaagtatttggCTATGAAGTGCATAGACTGAATTTAGTTTACTAGTACGACTTCctcaatgtcattttctgtatGTTTGATTGGAACCTTCCAGCTACCAGTCTCGGCCTCGTAGCGTCGCTGTATCAATTCTTCGGCGTTTTTCATTTGGGAGTTTCCGCTTTTCCATTTCCGTACACAAATCATTGATGACGTGTGCTTAGCACAAAAAAAGCTTCTTGTTTAAGTTGCAGAATTAAACGATAGAAAGGTTGTACTCCAAAGACCGAGGGTATTTTCTGTGGATTGTGTTTttaaacataaagcaaaatggAGACATTGTACCATCAGACAAATAAGTGAGTGTTTCTGTTCTCTTTGAAATAAATAAGGCAGCTAAAGTAGCTAGCCAGTTAACTAGCAAGCTCACTTGTGAAGGTTTGAATGGTCTACTGGCTACGTTGCTAATTGGTTTTCTTATTGTTAAGTTTGGACAACAAATAGGCGTTGTTCAGTTAGGTAGCGGATTAGTTAACTGGGTAGATAACTGGCATATGACCCTACAGCTTGTAACGTTAATGTTAGCTTACCTTCCTAAGCTtgtcataactttttttttaactgtcgACCTAATAACGTTTTTATGATGTCCACATACCGAACTCACCGGCTAGCTAACCAGATTCAAACATCCGTAGTTATTCCCCAAAGCTTCTATATAATTCAGTCTTCATATTTTCAGTTTGCCCTTACTCTGGTTGAACGGTTCTGCCGACTAGTTTCCCTAGACTTTCAATAATTTGAGAAATAAAGTGGTATATATTTTGCTTTGTGTCTTTATTAATCAGACAAATCCAGGAGGTGCAGTCTTATATGGGGCGTCTTGAGAACACAGATCGTCAGTCTGTCCACTGTAAGTTGGCCACGTCAATCAGtccttttccttccttctttcctGAAGTCAATTCAATGGATGTTGTGTCAACATTTGGTCCATCAAATCAAAGATACCGATATCAGAATGAATTTGCTCTACTGGGAAAGGTTTTTCAACGGTTATCTACTTTGATTTAATCTGTTGCATATTATCAAGTACATAGAACATTTGACTTGAATCAGGACTCCAGATGTAGTCATTTCCACTTCTATGCATTTTATTATAATCTGCTGGTGAAATCCAGGTAAATAACTTTTGAAAAACTTCTGAGTTTATAACTAAGCTAAATTCTGAAGGCAGTGCCCACCTCTGCGGGCCGAGGTTCTTTCCTCCGCCCCCTTCTGTCccttttgtttctggtgtttgGGAAAGAGGGTGGCTGtgccttgccccccccccccgctcatTGTTTTAGGAGGTGGGCAGGGCGGGCTGTGTTCTGTGAGCCAGGCTGGTGCCAGGGCAGGAAGCCGACGGGTGGGGGCCAAGGGAGGACACGGAGGACGCTGGAGATAATGATGGCAGCCAGACGCCCGCctgcccgcccgcccgcccgcccgtcATGACAATGACATCATCTTGCATGTTAGAGGGTGGAAGGATGAAGGAGGCCGCGTGCGTCAAAGCCGggagtcactcagtcagtacgCACAAGGGAAAAGGGTGGGGTGGGTCTGAACAAGGTGGTGCTGGTCCTTTCAACGGGGAGATAAATGCTTCCCATAGGGCTAGTGCTCCTGCCACTGTGGAATCAAAAAGGATCTCGGATCTCGGCTGTCTAAGACCGAAGCAGGGGGTGTAACGATGGGTATCTGACTTCCAATAAGGCTCACTGGCTGATTTGCTGTTATGACAAGATTATGTGCAAGGCCCTTTGTTTCTATGGAGATTATTAACTTCCTCTGCTAAGTCTGAGGAAATAACACATTTGCTTTCATCCCCCCTCTTGGATTCACCTTAAACTGTGGGCCTATGATCCATGGGGGTATGGAATTGGGAACTtaactactgtatattacaaacAATAAAATCATCTGTCTTGTCTGATTTATTTGAGTCAACATTTGCATTTTTCATAAGGTAAGCCTATTCGGGGCAAACGTTTAATAGGTCTTCTATATTGTGTGCTTTCCAGTGTTGGAGAACGAGCTGCAGGCCAGAATCGACCAGATCTTCAGCCATTTAGAACGTCTGGAAATTCTAGCCAGCAAAGAACCGCCAAACCGCCGTCCGAACGCCAAACTGTAAGTACACTTGAACCAGTCAGTTGGATGACACCAAAACCGCCCAGAGACGGCGGGACGATGAGTGTTTCAGAAGGATGGGTGGGACCGAGACAAGGTAGCAGCTGGATGAAACAGGCAGTGTTTCTTGAGCCCTGTGGCGATGCTGCTCTTTGAAAACATTCCCCTCAGAGGCCCCGTCATCACTGCATAGGGCACGGCATGGCTTCAGAGCTAGGTAAACAGGCCCCGAGGGACATCGGCTGTGCCCCGTCCCGTCGCTCTCCTCTGATCTCAGGACAGCCACGTTGGAGGGGGGCAACAGGGTTGAGCCACAGCCAAGTGATGCTCCGGAGAGGGGCGCTGCCCTGCTGAACTTTATTTCGTGTACGGGACGTGTCGGGGGAAACGTCATCATGTGTTAATGAACAATGAGTGACTATATCATGAGATGCCGTGTAGAGCAGGAGAGCGTGGGCCTCGATTTTTCCGTTCAGAGGTTTCACGTGACACCCCCCGcctgtctgtttccctctgCAGGCGGGTTGACCAGTTGAAGTACGACGTTCAGCACCTCCAGACGGCTTTGAGGAACTTCCAGCACCGCCGCTACACACGAGAGGcgcaggacagagagagggaagaactCATGAGTCGCACCTTCACCACTAATGTCAGTAGAAGTGGCCCGCTCAGAACGCAAACGCCCACCCACGACCTCACCCGCTGCTCTCATACCGAGCTACAGTCAAACACCTGTCGGATATATCCAGCGGAACCTGGTATGTTCCGTTTGTTGGGGACAGATGTTTGAGATGTTACCGCTGTTGTCCCCCGCAGGATGCAGACACCTCCATTCCCATAGACGAGACGCTGCAGTTCAACACCAACCTGAACAACGCCCACAAGGGCATGGACGACCTGCTGGGCAGCGGAAGCAGCATCCTCACTGGACTTAGGGACCAGAGGGGTACCttaaaggtttgtgtgtgtgtgtgtgtgggggggggggcgacgaCTTCCTGACAGGGCATTCACGCCAGTTGATCTTATCCCACAGAGGAGTCAGTGTACCAAAAAATAAGAATAGAACGTTGATGTCCTCAGCAATGACCTACTAGAAGTGTGTGTCTGGTGATCAGATTCTGTTAGGCTGGCCGTGAGAAACAGCTGAGGGATAGCCAggcggacagacaggcagaaagaacGGCTGGGTCTGGTTGCTAAGACAGCCTCTCCCTAAGTCAAATTAAGCTTATTAGGTTCTGATACTACTTTTTATTCCAAACTGTCGTGAAGCTCAAATCCCATGAACAAACCTCAGCCTTTCCTTCAGAGACAATCCGTGTAAGTTAAACTTGTTCTACTACttaatgtgttttctgtcttccaACCTCGGTCTTCTCTGAACCCCAGGGGACCCATaagaagatgctggatgtggccAACATGCTGGGTCTGTCCAACACGGTGATGAGGCTGATCGAGAAAAGGGCCACCCAGGATAAGTTCATCATGATCGGAGGGATGCTGATCACCTGTGTGGTCCTGTTCCTGGTGGTCAAGTACCTGGGCTGACCGGGACTGTCTCTTGTCTGCAACCGCAGCTTTCCCTTGGTCAGTTTTACATTGGTCTTGGAATTTTTTTGCACATTGAGCCCGTACGAAACGTGATCTGTGATAAATTAAGCGCGTCTTTTAATTGGAGTGTTCCTTAAACATGTTGGGTTTCCGATCATCAGAGGGCAACAAACTTTTTATCAGTCTAATCAATGTCAGAACCACTCAGTTGTTTGCACCAGAAATGG
This is a stretch of genomic DNA from Esox lucius isolate fEsoLuc1 chromosome 11, fEsoLuc1.pri, whole genome shotgun sequence. It encodes these proteins:
- the gosr2 gene encoding Golgi SNAP receptor complex member 2 is translated as METLYHQTNKQIQEVQSYMGRLENTDRQSVHLLENELQARIDQIFSHLERLEILASKEPPNRRPNAKLRVDQLKYDVQHLQTALRNFQHRRYTREAQDREREELMSRTFTTNDADTSIPIDETLQFNTNLNNAHKGMDDLLGSGSSILTGLRDQRGTLKGTHKKMLDVANMLGLSNTVMRLIEKRATQDKFIMIGGMLITCVVLFLVVKYLG